atcagccaagaccccagaaaaaaattgtagacctccacaaatcttgttcatccttgggagcaatttccaaatgcctgaaggtaccacgttcatctgtacaaacaatagtacgcaattataaacaccatgggaccacacagctgtcataccgcttaggaaggagatgcgttctgtctcctagagatgaacgtactttggtgcaaatcaatcccagaactacagcaaaggaacttgtgaagatgctggaggcaacaggtaccaaagtatctatatccacagtaaaattagttctatatccacataacctgaatggccgctcagcaaggaagaattgactgctccaaaaccgaccTAAAAAacttttagagaaatgtcctctggtctgatgaaacaaaaatataactgtttggccataatgaccattgttatctttggaggaaaaagggggaggcttgcaagctgaagaacaccatcccaaccatgaagcacgggggtggcagcatcatgttgtgggggtgctttgctgcagaagggcctggtgcacttcacaaaatagatggcatcaggaggacggaaaattatgtggatatattgaagaaacatctcaagacaagtCAAGTCaagaagttgaagcttggtcgcaaatgggtcttccaaatggacaatgaccccaagcatacttccaaagttgtgccaaaatggcttaaggacaacaaagtcaaggtattggagtggccatcacaaagccctgacctcaatcccatagaacatttgtgggcagaactgaaaaagtgtgtgcgagcaatgaggcctacaaacctgactctgtcaggaggaatggacaaaattcacccaacttattgtgggaaggttgtggaaggctaccccgaaacgtttgacccaagttaaaccatttaaaggtaatgctaccaaatactaattgagtgtatgtaaacttcactgggaatgtgatgaaagaaataaaatctgaaataaattattatctctactattattctgacattttacattcttaaaataaagtggtgatcctaactgaccaaagacagggaatttttacttggattaaatgtcaggaattctgaaaaactgagttttaacgtatttggctaaagtgtatgtaaacttccgaattcaacagtaaaaaataagttacaaacaatgtggaaaaacaaacaaaatagcacgaTTGGTTAAGAGCCAATGAAACCACAGCCatcctctccatccacccccacacaatcacacctcctcctcaatgcttcacggtgggaaccacatatgcagagatcatcctttcATCTACTCTGGCTCACACAACATTTTTACATTTGGACTCACCTGTCCAAAGGTGAGTCCAAATATGTGCTATTTGCtcctgtttcttggcccaagcaagtctcttcttcttattgttgtcctttagtagtgatttatttgcagcaattcagccatgaaggcctgattcacacattctcatctgaacagttgatgttattacttgaactccgtgaagcatttatttgtgctgtaatctgaggtgcagttaactccaattaacttatcctctggagcagaggtgactctgggtcttcctttcctgttgcggtcctcatgagagccagttttatcatagtgcttgatggtttttgcgactgcacttgaaagttcttgaaatgttccagattgactgacctttatgtcttaaagtaaagatgggactgtcatttctctttgcttatttgagctgttcctgacataatatggacttggtactttaccaaatagggctatcttctgtataccacccctaacttgccacaactcaactgattggctcaaacgcattaaggaaagaaattccacaaattcacttttaacaaggcacacctgttaagtgaaatgcattccaggttggttgagagaatgccaagagtgtgcaaagctggcatcaaggcgaagggtggctactttgaagaatctaaatgtttttttggttactacatgattccatatgtgctatttcatagtttcgatgtcttcactattattctaaaatgtagaaaatagtttatttTGCTACTACATGACtctatatgtgctatttcataatttggatgtctttactattattctacaatgtagaaaatagtaaaaataaagaaaaatggtTGAATGAGtacatgtgtccaaacttttgactggtactgtgtgtatatatatatatatatatatatatatatatatatatatatatatatatatatatatatatatatatatatatatatatactgagtgtaGAAGACATTAGGAACACCAGCTCTTTTTCCTGACAGAGGGACCAGgttaatccaggtgaaagctatgatcccttattgatgtcacctgttaaatccactttaatcagttTAGGTGAAGGGGATgcgacaggttaaagaaggatttttaagccttgagacaattgagacatggattgtgtatgtgtgcttttcagagggtgaatgggcaagacaaaacatttaagtgcctttgagcggtgtatggtagtaggtgccaggcgcaccggttttaGTGTGAAAAGAACTGTAACACTGCTCGATTTTTCAGTTTCCCATGTGCGCCAAGattggtccaccatccaaaggacatccagccaacttgacacaactgtgggaggcattggagtcaacatgggccagcatccctgcggaatgctttcgacaccttgtagagtccatgccccgacgaattgaggttgttctgagggcaaaagggtgtgcaaatcaatattaggaaggtgttcctactgttttgtacactcagtgtacgaGAAAGTGTGTGCACAAGTCTCTTTAGATTGCTTGAATGCAATTATTGTTGCTGGATAGACCCACCCTAGGAAACTAATACTTGTTATTTTAAAAGAAGATAAACTGTATTACCTCCTCAGGTCTCTCTGAGGCTTTCCGTCTGCAGGAAAAGCAAATTCAGGCATTTAGATAATGAAAAAGACAACTCCAGTCATTTTGTGTTATTTCACAGGCTAGTAGCCTAATTACTTACAATAACATCAAGGAATACCTTTATGAACTCCAGAATgttcattttaaaaaatgtggtaTTTTGATGTGCTAAGGCTGGGGTAGGGATTTTCAATTACATGTATTTCAATTCGATTAAATAAATATTTCTTTCACACTGTTGTTTTCCACTCACCTGCGTGCTAGAAGGGCGTTCATTTCCTGCATCAGcccctcccctccagctccaCTACCTCCACTCAAGCGGTTGGCATCGTTCTTGGCTCCACCTGTTCCTGGTGGACTGTTCTCATCCTGAGGAGACACAACATTGTTCACCATACGAGTTCCATTTTATAGAAGCCAACCAACAGGTAATGTGTGTATGGTTAGAATGTCCAAGTAATTTTCACATAGATATGAATGGCCTTGTTCAGTGGGTCACACCGTGGCAAAACATTTTCAAACGTATTGCAAAGAAACAAAAAAATTAAGTTTCTTATTGGACATTTAGGTAGTACCTCCTTGTTTCAAAACGTTTTCTTCTTACTGACCATGATCCAAGTCTAAGCTGAGATACTAACCCTTGCAACTTTACGGAGTTTGGCTCCAGCGAGGGCAGCCGCCAGTCCTGAGAGTGGCTGCGCCAGCTCattccctgcctcccctaccggtGGTCCTCCATCAACTGGCAGTGGAGGGGGCATGGGCAGTGGCACCGTGGCCGGAGGCGGGGGGCCTGGTGGAGGAGGTGGGGCCATGGATGCCATAGGGGCAGGGGGGGGCATAGGCATAGGTGGGGCCACTGGTGGGGCCAAAGCCAGCAATGAGGGAAGAGAAACCGGACCTGGGAGAGAAACAGCATAGGTTCACATCAGGTGACATCAGATTCCTCATTGGCTAACACTGTTGGCGAGCACTGATTGGAACTGATTAGATTAATGGTCTCAGATAAGAATAATTTAATTTAAAGTTAATCAAAATGCAAAAGTACAGATGGCTGAATTTTCTATGGGAACTGTTTATTGTATTCATAATAGGTATATGCTTCCATCCATATAAGCCAGATGAATGTTGTGTGaggtgtgtggaggtgtgtggagTCCCCatccccgacacacacacagaacacacactagTTGTTCAAGTCCCTTGCTCATTGAGATCTGCTTATACTTACTGCAGGTGGCCGTGGCAGCCTGAGCGACAGAAGAGGGTGTCTGCTTGTGCGAGCCCCCCTCTGATTGGGCTGTGGTGTATGAGGGGGGAGAGAATTggggtgctggtggtggtgggggcgtgGCCTGGTACATCTGCTGCTGGGGGTGAAAGGAGGACGGGTACTGGGGCTGGTgggcagagacagggacagggccctgggcagacagaccaatcagagggggTAAGGAAGAAGCCTCGCCGTAACCTAGCTGCAGCTGTTGCTGCTGAGCAAGGTTATAATAGTCCTCTGATTGACCGTTGGCGTGGGGGAGGTTGGACGGGATGTGGGGTTGGTCAGGCTGGTCTAGGGGGTGGGTCTTGACGCGGCTGTGGAGGGGCGGCAGAGGGTGGGCCACGGGGACAACATGCTGGGGCTGGGGCACGGGGGGCATGTGCACAGGCATCATGCCCACCAAGGGGGGCGTGGAGGGCACGGAGCCATACATGTGGGCATGGGAGGCTGACCAGGTGCCATGTTTGGGGGGCAGCACAGGGTCTTGCAGGGCATGACCTTGGTGGAGGGACTGGGTGTGGTGGAGGGTCCGagcagtggggggagagagggggatctgGCGCACCTGCCGGGTCGGGGCCATGGGCACCCCTGGCTGCACGGGTGAGAAGGCCGAGGCCAGGGAGGTGGAGAGCTGGGAGAGCTGGGCGGAGTTGTCGCCAGCCCGTCCGCCCAGCACCTCTCTttcctgggaggaggaggaagaggaggaggaggagggggaggagttggAGGCCACTCGGGCGTAGGAAGGCGGCAGTGTGGCGGCCCGGTAGTGTCTGTACTCAGGAGGGGTGTTTGacgggtgagagggaggggaggacaccTTATATTGGAGGGTGGAAACAACTATAACACACAGATGGAGGAGGGTGGGGTAGAAAACAAAGGATGTGAAAGAGAGAATAATGAGAAACTAAGCAAAGAAAAAGAAACAAAGACAAACAATTACATAAGAAAAAGAAGCAGAATGCGAACTCTCAGGAAAGCAGGAAGTCGCATTGCCATTCAGCTGCCGATAGCACGCTGACAGAATGAGTGTGGCTCCTGTTTGTGCATGGATAAGCATGAGTAAataaagaggggggggggttcaacaCAAGCACAGACGTGTCCGAGATAGCTCTCTATCTCAGAGGTAGCTCTCTCatggtcgtattcattagggtaCACTGTAGCATAACATTTTACAACGGAAAACCATAGTGAGCATATCTTATTGGACATATTCAAGTAgttcctccctgtttcagtctgttttctcaCCATTGGTGCCAAATGAATACAACCCATATGCGCTGCTACACTAGGCTGTGTTTGGTTACCATGATTGTCATGCTATTCCCATGGAGAGAATAGCATCTTAAGCAGTTATCTGACATGGGTAAAACATATTGTGACTTGTGTGTTGACAGACCCTTGTCTAACATGGTAGTGTTTGTCCACAGTAAGTATGTTTGTCTGTAGGCCTTACCTGAGCCAGatgtctgtcgttccctctctttGTGGGCCACTCCCTGCATCTGCATCTGATGCTGCTCCATCATTTGCCTGCAGATACACAGAGGACACAGACACAAGTTTTAGCCTCTCCCTATTTCCAGCCTTTCAATCTGGGCCCACGAATACattgtttcagagagagagtgaatagaCACAGAGCATGGGCTCCTGAGTTCTTCTGCAAAAATATAAAATTAGAGTTGGATAAATGTAGATAAACTTGCATTTTTTTGCTAGGACATAAACAGGATACTATCCTCAACATCAAAACCTTAGTTCCAATTCACAATTCCATACCTAAAACCTTGACTTTGGACAAAATTACCTGAATGGACTATTACTACCAAGGCCTATCAAGAAGAAAAAAACTTCTAACAAGCCAAAACCTACAGAAGAAACACAGCGGAACCTggaaataccatccaacacaaAATTGAGTGAGTAATATTCAGTCTGAACCTACTTTCTGAAGCCAAAAAGTAAAAGACAATTACCTCTCTGTAATTTTGTTATATAAAGCTTAAATAAGGCTACCAAGCTGCTAGGAAAGAATCTGACTGAAATTAGCACATAAGTGTGAAGAGAGAGGTGTGAACTCTTAAGGCAACAACAGCAGGAGAGTTTCACAGCCCCTCCCGACCTAAATGCAGAGGCCTTTGAAGTCCCCTCCATCTTTGCAGAGAAGATATCCTCCTCAGAATCCCCAAAATACAACAGCCACAGGACAACTTTGTTTGGACGTTGTAAAGGATCATTCGTAGATACTGGAAAGATATAGCTTGCTAATGATCTCCTTTTCCACGTGGAAATGACAGACAGAGACTTGCGAgctacattagctagctagctgggatTTTTCTACAAGGAATCTGCCTCCCAAAAATGCTTCTCCtaagtgggtgtgacacctaaTCCCGGgtgcctgctgcactgctgcttggattccacctggcgatctgttcaccatcttccctggcctgtctccccctgtctggtatagGTACACTCGCCACACACCCCCTCACTCCCAAGCTTTCGATCGCCTCCAGCACACATGCACTGTTGAGTCGAGTGACCCTGAACTTGCAATGGCTAGCCCTAAGTTGTTATATTTTTCACTTGTACTCTATGCTATTTGCCTTTTGACTCCTGTGTtctttgttgactatgaacttgCTTGTTTACCCAACCGGGGGACAGTCTGTTTAttcccacactcgggactctgactctctattgtTTACACAGATTCTTGGAatcccatcctattctaaccacctcttgTCGGCTTTGTgatcatgttacctgatgaaattgctgtacaatatgatcttgttgccatctgatgcacattcaaaTGTTATAAATCAACACTGCAGAGCAGTCCTCTGCCATGCCCTGATTGTATTACAGTTGATTATATATGGAAATGTGCacgtacaccctggcccatctactgttgctagccccaattctgatgtgtgctctgatatctgcttcactgatttctgctctcgtaaaagcctgggttttctgcacgttaacactagacGCTTATTACCTGAAAtgtatcaattgaaagtgtggattcacagctccaatcctgatgtgttggtcattactgagacgtggttaagaaagagtgttttgaacactgatgttaacctttctggtgcTAACCTTTTTGGGCAAGAAAGATCTTCCAAAAGtggtggagtggcaatctttaccaaggaacacTTTCAGTGcttggttgtctccaccaagtcattccccaaacaatttgatttgctggttttatgCATTAAGCTTTCAAATAaatctttgttgactgttgctgggtgttatcgGCTACCATCAGCTCCTCTAGTGTTATCTTCACATCTTCTGGTATGGTATGTTAATTCTTAGTGAGTCCTTTTAAGCACTCTGGTCCATCACACCTCATTCGGGAAGTGGCTACGTAATGTGCAAAGGACATTTCAAAAAACTATCTCATTAGAAAACCAAAATCACATTCCTATCTTAGCAACAAAAGTTTAATCATTCTCTTCATATTGTATTCACAATGTATTAGATGGAAACTTGACAGCCAAGGGGGGTTTCTTTCCTAAGTTACAGTATTTAGTTCATACAGTTTTTAATAACATCACAGAATGACAAGTAATATGACATCATTATTCTTTATCTCTGCACTGACCATTCCTAACATTCCTATCTTAGAAATATTGTTTGAGTATTCACTTTCTGGGTGTTATAGTTTTGGCTGCAAAAGTCTTCTGGGGGACAAAGGCATTCCTTTGGTTGATACTGAAGAGCAGGAGTGAGATTCCCCTCCTCCCTAATTTATGACAGTCAAAACCGGCCCAGTCCCCCCTTTCCTCTTCTGTGGGTGAGAGGGGTGTGGTCATCATCAGCCATTTGCCAAGCTGATTTGAGGCCATGGCTCCTCAgccaggagagtcatgacaatgcatactcaggctgactagCTATCGtccaggcaaatgagaaataagtgcactcaggctatcagGAAGGgaaaagttagttactttaaggagcagttctctctctgtgggtctaaccccaagaaattatggaaaatggttaaagacctggagaatataCCCTCCTCCTCACGGCTGCCCATATCCCTTAATGTTGACAATGatgagcacatggctgagctctaatcaccacttcattaagtcaagattcctatttgactctgccatgcctccttgcctgtccaacatttcctcatctcccaccccttttAATGTGACTATCCCCAATaatcctccctctttttcccctgccccgcaacaaagtttctccctgcaggtggtcactgagtccgaggtgctaaaggagctccttaaacttgaccccaaaaaaacatctggttcagaccctttcttctttaaggttgctgctcCTATAGTtgccaagcctgtctctcctccctgggaaggttcccattgcttggaatgCAGCCACGGCGTGTCCTTTATTTAAAAGTTATAAGgccaatttctattttgccctttTTATCAAAAATGTTGGAAAAACATGTCAATAATTAagtgactggctttcttgatgtctatagtattctttCGGGTATGTAATCTGGTTTCGgttcaggttatggatgtgtcactgcaaccttaaaggtcgtaaatgatgtcaccattgcccttgactCTAATAAATGTTGgactgctatttttattgacttggccaaagcttttgatacggtagaccattccattcttgtgggccggctaatgagtattggtgtctctgaggggtatttggtttgctaactacctctctcaaagagtgcagtgtataaagtcagatcATCTGCCATTTcaaccactgcctgtcaccaagggagtaccccaaggcttgatcctaggccccacactcttctcaatttacatcaacaacatagctcaagcagtaggaagctctctcattcatatgcagatgatacagtcttatactcagctggcccctccctggattttgtgttaaaagctttcttagtgtccaacaagctttctctgcccttaaccttgttctgaacacctcctaTACAAAAGGTCacgtggtttggtaagaagaatgcccctttccccaccggtgtgattactacctctgagggtttagagcttgaggtagtcacctcatacaagtacttgtgagtatggctagacggtactcagcacatcaaagctgcaggctatgCTTACATCTAGACTTgtgtttcctctatcgtaatcgctcctccttcaccacagctgccaaactaaccctgattcagatgaccatcctacccatgctagattacggagacataatctatagatcggcaggtaagggtgctctcgaatggctagatgttctttaccattcgaccatcagatttgccaccaatggccccccgagtggcgcagtggtctaaggcattgcattgcagtgctagctgtgccactagagatcctgatcgagcccaggctctgttgcagccggctgtgaccgggagacccatggggcggcacacaatttgacccagcatcgtccgggttaggggagggtttggccggcagggatgttcttgtcccatcgtcGCCAGgagcacagtgtttcctccgacacattggtgcggcttggCTTGATTGTGTTGTGGGGGACACACGGCTCTCGACATTCACCTCaaccgagtccgtatgggagttgcagtggcgggacaagactgtaacaacCAATTGGAAACCACAAACCTGGAGAGAGAAATAcaagatttgccaccaatgctccttataggacatatcactgcactctatactcctctgtaaacaggtaatctctgtatacccgtcacaagaccccactggttgatgcttatttataaaaccctcttggcctcactcccccctatctgagatacctactgcagccctcatcctcaacatacaacacccgttttgccagtcacattctgttaaaggtccccaaagcaggGTCGCTCCTCTTTTTAATTCGCTGCACCtggcgactggaacgagctgcaaaaaactcTCAAACTGGAacattttatctccatctcttaattcaaagactcaatcatggacagtcttactgacagttgtggcttcTTCACGtgattgttgtctctacctttttgCCCTTTGCGCTGTTGTCTTTGCCCAattaatgtttgtaccatgttttgtgcagcaaccatgttgtgctgctgtcaCGTTGggttgctaccatgctgcgttTTCATGTGTTGCTTATGTTgacgtcttaggtctctctttatgtagtgttgtgttgtctcttgtcgtgatgtgtttttacatttttaatcctgagggggaaaaggtttggtcatgccctcttcaagactgttttggtgtatttggaccatgatagttcattttgatgttgacaccaaggaacttgaaactctctcgacctgctccactacagccctgtcgatgttaatgggggcctgttcagtccgccttttcctgtagtccacgatcagctcctttgtcttgctcacattgagggagaggttgttgtccttgcaccacactgccagcCTGTACTGCAGGGCCAATCACCAGAGTTTCATAACATTTGCGGCCAAAATATATAATCCTGTTTTAGAtttatacactatatactatacaaaAGTACGTGGACAACCCTTTTTATATtactggatttggctatttcagccacactcatggctgaccggtgtataaaattgagcacacagccatacaatctccatagacaaacattagaatggccttattgaagagctcagtgactttcaacatggtaccgtcataggatgccaccttttcaacaagtcagttcagcAAAATTCTGCCCTGCGAGAGCTACCCCAGTCTGTGCTATTATTGTGTTGTGGaaacgtttaggagcaacaacggctaagCCGTGAAGTGGTacgccacacaagttcacagaacgggaccgctgagtgctgaaacATGTGGCGCttaaaaatcgcctgtcctctgttgcaacactcactaccgaaatccaaactgcctctgaaagcaacgtcagcacaataactgttgtcaggagcttcatgaaattgttttccatggacgagcagccacacacaagcctaagatcagcatgcacaatgccaagcgtcggctggagtggtgtaatgctcgccgccattggagcagttgaaatgtgttctctggagtgatgaatcacgcttcaccatctggcagtgtgacagacaaatctgggtttggcagatgccagccGACAATTGGAATTGTGCAGAATTGATCTTAGGCTGCTCAGCTATGGAAACCCGTTTCATGAAGCTTCCAAGTTGAGTCACAGCTCTTCAGGAAGGACTTTCTacttccaatgtttgtctatggagattgcatggcagtgtgctcgattttatacacctgtcagcaacgggtgtggctgaaacatCCACtcaagtggtgtccacatacttttgtttatatagtgtatgtaTTGGATAGTGGCACAATCATTTGGGCTTTTTGGGCttgggctcattaaatgttgttAATGTCGGGTTCggctcataaaatgtatttaatgtatggctcatcaggctcaggtagcatcaggtTTTAATTTTCATGCTGATCAAAGCTGTAATCAAATCCAGACATGTATTTTCTTTTGAATGACACTTCCGGTTTTAGCAAAAAATACTAGGTTACGTGggagaaaagtgatttattctcgggatggaacatttgtaaaatacagGGAAAATATTCAACCCTAATGTGAGTTTAGCACCTCTTTCCACTACTAGAGTGGACTAAAAACACAACACGAGCCACTGGGTATGTGGTAGGCCTGATGTGTTTTGTATCCTTAAACAAACTACCTTCAGACAAATTAAATGAAGAACACTTTCAGTGATGGATACAAGCAAGTTTTCAAACCAGTTTCTTTATCAATGTCTTTTGTTTTGTGAGTTCTACTGTGCACCACGCTTTGTCATCACTATTTGGTGTTTTTATGAAGGTCAGAGGGGCCTTACCTCCTGTGTGCATCGGGGTCTTCTGAGGAGGGCCCATTTTTACGTTGGACAGCAGGGCCTGAGGTGAGAAACAAACAGATTTTCAGCTTTTAGAAAAAGACAACCTGTACGGAAGAACATATATTCTTGTGTATCGTTGGTGTTTTGTGAATAGTTTCTTCACATGCCACACCATCCCC
Above is a genomic segment from Oncorhynchus gorbuscha isolate QuinsamMale2020 ecotype Even-year linkage group LG10, OgorEven_v1.0, whole genome shotgun sequence containing:
- the LOC124046216 gene encoding ena/VASP-like protein isoform X1, translated to MYSFDDFGEQSICQARASVMVYDDASKKWVPIKPGQQGFSRINIYHNTANNTFRVVGVKLQDQQVVINYSIVKGLKYNQATPTFHQWRDARQVYGLNFASKEEATTFSTAMMFALNVLSSQDGGPAVQRKNGPSSEDPDAHRRQMMEQHQMQMQGVAHKERERQTSGSVVSTLQYKVSSPPSHPSNTPPEYRHYRAATLPPSYARVASNSSPSSSSSSSSSQEREVLGGRAGDNSAQLSQLSTSLASAFSPVQPGVPMAPTRQVRQIPLSPPTARTLHHTQSLHQGHALQDPVLPPKHGTWSASHAHMYGSVPSTPPLVGMMPVHMPPVPQPQHVVPVAHPLPPLHSRVKTHPLDQPDQPHIPSNLPHANGQSEDYYNLAQQQQLQLGYGEASSLPPLIGLSAQGPVPVSAHQPQYPSSFHPQQQMYQATPPPPPAPQFSPPSYTTAQSEGGSHKQTPSSVAQAATATCSPVSLPSLLALAPPVAPPMPMPPPAPMASMAPPPPPGPPPPATVPLPMPPPLPVDGGPPVGEAGNELAQPLSGLAAALAGAKLRKVARDENSPPGTGGAKNDANRLSGGSGAGGEGLMQEMNALLARRRKASERPEEEDTKPGQNFTGAGKNPWDRVNSVDNSSLVLRVRPVGSTSEGDIDFDRMKQEILEEVVRELQKVKDEIINAIRQEIGRIHTS
- the LOC124046216 gene encoding ena/VASP-like protein isoform X2, which codes for MSEQSICQARASVMVYDDASKKWVPIKPGQQGFSRINIYHNTANNTFRVVGVKLQDQQVVINYSIVKGLKYNQATPTFHQWRDARQVYGLNFASKEEATTFSTAMMFALNVLSSQDGGPAVQRKNGPSSEDPDAHRRQMMEQHQMQMQGVAHKERERQTSGSVVSTLQYKVSSPPSHPSNTPPEYRHYRAATLPPSYARVASNSSPSSSSSSSSSQEREVLGGRAGDNSAQLSQLSTSLASAFSPVQPGVPMAPTRQVRQIPLSPPTARTLHHTQSLHQGHALQDPVLPPKHGTWSASHAHMYGSVPSTPPLVGMMPVHMPPVPQPQHVVPVAHPLPPLHSRVKTHPLDQPDQPHIPSNLPHANGQSEDYYNLAQQQQLQLGYGEASSLPPLIGLSAQGPVPVSAHQPQYPSSFHPQQQMYQATPPPPPAPQFSPPSYTTAQSEGGSHKQTPSSVAQAATATCSPVSLPSLLALAPPVAPPMPMPPPAPMASMAPPPPPGPPPPATVPLPMPPPLPVDGGPPVGEAGNELAQPLSGLAAALAGAKLRKVARDENSPPGTGGAKNDANRLSGGSGAGGEGLMQEMNALLARRRKASERPEEEDTKPGQNFTGAGKNPWDRVNSVDNSSLVLRVRPVGSTSEGDIDFDRMKQEILEEVVRELQKVKDEIINAIRQEIGRIHTS
- the LOC124046216 gene encoding ena/VASP-like protein isoform X3, whose translation is MVYDDASKKWVPIKPGQQGFSRINIYHNTANNTFRVVGVKLQDQQVVINYSIVKGLKYNQATPTFHQWRDARQVYGLNFASKEEATTFSTAMMFALNVLSSQDGGPAVQRKNGPSSEDPDAHRRQMMEQHQMQMQGVAHKERERQTSGSVVSTLQYKVSSPPSHPSNTPPEYRHYRAATLPPSYARVASNSSPSSSSSSSSSQEREVLGGRAGDNSAQLSQLSTSLASAFSPVQPGVPMAPTRQVRQIPLSPPTARTLHHTQSLHQGHALQDPVLPPKHGTWSASHAHMYGSVPSTPPLVGMMPVHMPPVPQPQHVVPVAHPLPPLHSRVKTHPLDQPDQPHIPSNLPHANGQSEDYYNLAQQQQLQLGYGEASSLPPLIGLSAQGPVPVSAHQPQYPSSFHPQQQMYQATPPPPPAPQFSPPSYTTAQSEGGSHKQTPSSVAQAATATCSPVSLPSLLALAPPVAPPMPMPPPAPMASMAPPPPPGPPPPATVPLPMPPPLPVDGGPPVGEAGNELAQPLSGLAAALAGAKLRKVARDENSPPGTGGAKNDANRLSGGSGAGGEGLMQEMNALLARRRKASERPEEEDTKPGQNFTGAGKNPWDRVNSVDNSSLVLRVRPVGSTSEGDIDFDRMKQEILEEVVRELQKVKDEIINAIRQEIGRIHTS
- the LOC124046216 gene encoding ena/VASP-like protein isoform X5, producing the protein MSPATIRRCTSAKINLSPAVQRKNGPSSEDPDAHRRQMMEQHQMQMQGVAHKERERQTSGSVVSTLQYKVSSPPSHPSNTPPEYRHYRAATLPPSYARVASNSSPSSSSSSSSSQEREVLGGRAGDNSAQLSQLSTSLASAFSPVQPGVPMAPTRQVRQIPLSPPTARTLHHTQSLHQGHALQDPVLPPKHGTWSASHAHMYGSVPSTPPLVGMMPVHMPPVPQPQHVVPVAHPLPPLHSRVKTHPLDQPDQPHIPSNLPHANGQSEDYYNLAQQQQLQLGYGEASSLPPLIGLSAQGPVPVSAHQPQYPSSFHPQQQMYQATPPPPPAPQFSPPSYTTAQSEGGSHKQTPSSVAQAATATCSPVSLPSLLALAPPVAPPMPMPPPAPMASMAPPPPPGPPPPATVPLPMPPPLPVDGGPPVGEAGNELAQPLSGLAAALAGAKLRKVARDENSPPGTGGAKNDANRLSGGSGAGGEGLMQEMNALLARRRKASERPEEEDTKPGQNFTGAGKNPWDRVNSVDNSSLVLRVRPVGSTSEGDIDFDRMKQEILEEVVRELQKVKDEIINAIRQEIGRIHTS